A stretch of DNA from Bombus huntii isolate Logan2020A chromosome 15, iyBomHunt1.1, whole genome shotgun sequence:
TTGACacttagaaaaagaaaatattacgaACGAAGTACTTCTGATTTATTCTgatatacaaattattgaatATTCAACATTGGCCTTTGTTGGTAATAATAATCCTCGATAAATGGCGCGCGcgtaattttcaatattatacaAAGGGGGATTGAAATCGATAGGCCGGGTGAAATTGGATTTGAATTCCTGTTCAACGAGGAAACCTATAGTCTCGTTTCTTCGTCTTGCGAAGATTGTCATCAGATAACGATAGCAAGTATGTACTTTCAGTCAACAGTAATCTTTAGAAATAAGTCACGGAAAGattcgaaattttataatcAACGAAACGTAAGAATAAACGGAATAAAATGTAATCTGTATGCGGTTGAGTgttctttgattttataaatgaCTATAATACGATATAGGTTAGATAAAAGTCTCTGTTAAAAATGATGAGAAAtggaaacgaggaaagaacATCGTTATTTTCCAATCGAATATTGCAACCGTCGCATCGGTTAATCTGCTTACAAAGTGGAATCTCGTTACTTCTTCATTCGTGCAaacaaaatgaagaaaatgaCACGGACTGTAAAATTGTATAACAAGGTTTGATCTCACCCACGTTCTGCAAAAACATTATAATTATTGGAATATCTCCgagcaataataaaatacaaataaaaatctggttttatcttttcttcttttttattagatTGTATTAATACTTATGTGAAATGTTCGTTCCGTTTAAGCGAATTTTTTGGAGGTTTTTTGCCTAGTTTGCATTCAATATGCTCTACATAAAGTTAAATTCCAATTTAtgactttttaattttgtGTTTTCTTCAGTAGAAGCAGTGTACCGCGTCAATTCTTTTAACAgtactattttattataaacaatCAATCCCATAAAAGTCTTCGTAAGAGAAAATCGTTACTTACCAGTCGGACGCGTCGGAAAATAGCAAACGATGTACTGCACCAAGAAGACTAACAGAAGCGGCGCTGTGCAGAATATCTTCATTATGAGAACGCTGGCTTTTCAAGAAGGCTATTCACCGTACTCATAACTCATGAATTATATCCAAGAAAACGCGTCCTTTCTTAGCACAGCTACGTTTTTTTGTTTACCTAAATTATCATGCACACATCAACAGGAACACcaccaaaaaagaaaaaggaagaagttGAATGGCGAACAGTGAACCGTGCGAAGAACGATCGAAGTATAAAAGCAAAGAATGTTAAGACGACACGCACTGGACGaggaataaaaagtaaaatcgGTTGCTGATCGTTCTGCATCTATGAATGGAACAGGGATGCCACGTTTCGGGGGTTATTCCGCTCCGAATGGAAGGCGGGAACGTTACTTCCGTCGACACGCTGCTGCGATAATGTTCTATCTGCTTCCGGTCAGCGTTATCGGCATCGAACATTGCCAGGCCTTGAAGAGAATTCCTACAAATTGCATTTTGCGCCACAGATAAATGAATTCCGAGGGAAGAGAAACACTGACCGCCTCTGATTAGATCACGTCCTGGCGCCAGgattctttttgtttttcttgaATCGACGCAACAGACGTATCTTCAACCCCATCCGAAGGGTATTTTTCATAGATTTTTGTGACCTCAACGTTTGCGGACGGAAGATCATGGATTGAAGAAATTGGTTGAAATGTTAAGTATAGGAATTTATCTAGATTTAAGTAGTATATAAGACACTTTATTTGCATTGTAAAGTGCGTTTCAATATTATCTTCAGGGTAGCTTATGGtaaaataataccatatacaAGAGGTTACAATAAATCAATagttaaaagataaaaattatataacgaTATCTGATACATGTTAACATGTAAATTATTCCtgattgaaaaattgttcgtgataaaatattatgtgATACTGCGTCTTTTATTACAATAACGATACTTAgaacaaattttcatataatttacaaaataatatgtacatgaaataataatcaatCGATGGTTCCaatattcaaatactttcagtCTTTGATATGAATATACATCCAACTGATTTTATTGTTACAACAAATAATTAAGATTATATTGGGATTTTTCATGAATGAAACCTGATATTAAACAACGATTTAAACGTGACCAAAGCtttgttataattttcattctgCTTGGGCCTCGCAGACAATGGTTGAACAAActttttttcgaaatttgaTAATATGTCTAACTCCTTTCTAGAGCTGCTTCTTTCTAATTGTTCCATTTCGGATGGCTGTGTTTTATCAGAAATgaatgtttgttttattcGATTCATAGCTTCTTCTGCAAAAAGAAGAGATTACGTTaagattaataaattaatatttccataaattaGTAATCTTTCggagataaaataaaaagatataataaaagtcctgcaaaagaatgaaattctatataagaattaataaaactGAAATCTACTGATGACAAAAGATGAGTAACCGGCCAAAcggaaatataaaaattctcgTGGTCTGACAGAACAGAGACAAAATTAAAGTGCCCGTATCGTATGATGAGAGTAAAAAGAATGTAACAAGGGTATCAATGAATGAAGATGAGGTTCTAAAGTCTGTTCAACGCTGTTGATAGCTGCAACCGCAGCAATTATGTTTTGTTTATGTCTACTGCCTCGTCTCATCTCTTTGGACAGACTATAGAATTAGCATGATCGTactttttctaaaataaaatgtatttatactTACGTTCGTTTTCATGGagaacaaaattcttaaaggCACTTAAATTCCTCATGAATAAATGGAATGAATCTTCAATATCTGACACTCGAATTACAAAATCCGGATCACATATCGCTACATGAGACAAGAATCTCCTTCCATCTCTCAATACCTTTGATTGTTTCTCCTTCATGATCGACCAAGCCTTCTCGTCTGAGAACTTATCTCGATATATTTCACGTATACACAATTTGCTTGGTTTTGTATTAAACAACGAATGTTTGGCACAAATAGCTTCTAAATTGCAAGAATCTTCCTTTGGCACCGGAAAATTGTCCAACTTAAAATTCTCGATAGCAGCTAGATTTGCTTCAGAACATTTGCACAGCGTTTTAATAGTAAATCTTAGTAATTTCATGCAACAATTACAAGAATTCAGATTCTCAGATCTCAGAGGAATAATATCTGTCTGTAATATATACTGTACAAATCCTAACAACACATCAGTAATGTCTATTGCGGCTAATAGATCGAAGTCATAGTTCTCCAGCTGTACTAGGAAAATTTGCAGCGGACAAGCATCTGAAACGAAAATATAGGGTgatttatgtaattaaattatgatttgttaagaaaaagaaaatattaccTTACCTGGAGTAAAGTGTAAAGAACCCTTCCAGTTGTTGATTGATTCTACAAAAATGATaacttatttttcatataaaaattataaatgtatgaaaatattattagtacAATAAATTTCGTACGTGAATTAATACAAAGCTTCCGTAAATACATCGTGGATTTTACAAAAATCATCATTAATTTACTGACTAGTGTATAACAGTATGGCAAAGGTCTACAAAATACTATTTCCTTAAATATCTGATAAATATATTCCATCCTGAaacatgaaattttaaattagagAAGtacattgtaaaatataaaattttaagaataaaatGATAAGAAGTAAGATGTTACTTTCATACCCTTCAGAACAGTATCCAATTTTTTCATGGATATTGTAAATAATCATCATAATTGCACATAGAAGGCCACTAAATTGATGCGACCTTctctaaaaataataaaagttgtatatcaataaaaatattaattttctttaattgcTAAAATATGTTCCATTACATAAGGTATATTACCGTGGACCCAACTAAGACAACGAACTGTAATATCATCTTAAGCATCTCAAACTCATGACTCTGTTGTTCAAACCAGGTATTATAGCGAACCATTTGACACGAGTAACGCTTATAAGATTCATCACTCTCTATGAGTAAATGAGTTTTTCCTGCAATATATTTGCTGAGGTAAGTTGATTCCATGGTTACGTATGACAACATGCCAAACACTCTTCTAGCTTCGACACCACGTTCGCATTCGTGCCATGCATTTGCAGAGCACACGCATTTCCCGTTGAGGTCAGAAGTCGAATATAAGACagagaaataaatatcgttcatATCACGAATGTCGTCATTTTTCATAGCTTGAGAGATTGTTTGTAGAACAACTACTATACTTAAGATCAGTTCCCTCGCAGTAAAAATTAACTAAAATGTAAtgataaacaaatttttatattgtttaataagaCAGTTTAAGACGTGTATTGAAAATAAtgtactttatttattatcggTATAGTTTCCTCCGCTTCAAGTTCTGAACTTGTTTTTCGCTGAAGAGCAGCTATTTCAGGCAAGATAAATTCCACTGATAATTTCTTATCGTCTATCATGGTCGTTACAGGTTTTACTAATTCCGGATTTTCTATAAAGGATACGAAAATGCAATTAAGatttatctacagtatactgcattaaataaaaaattttaccaaataTTCTGAATGTATCTTCTTCTTGCAAAATGGGCAAATTCCGTCTTCcaattttttctataatttgaATATCAACCACAGACTTCTCTGGTTGTGATGGATCATATATTAATTTCGGAATTTCTGTAAGAGGAAAATCTGCAATATGttcttattaaatttattattgtaaactacaaaaattacacaaagtagtgttttttctttaagttATAATCTGCTTACATGGATTCCATATTTTAGAGATATAACTACTTTTATTAAGTGTATTAGTTTGTACAGAAGCTTCTTTAACCCTTACTGGCTTCGTAGTTACAATTGACGgtctaaaaataattatatagatatttcatatagataattatatagatattttaaaagGGACATGTTAAATATTTACCGATTCTTTGGTGAATCAAATTTGCTTcttttcatagaaatattGAGATTTATATGTGGTTCTGTTAATCTAACATTTCCATTCTCTAACAACTTACAACGTTCCATTAAGTTTCCTACTTCAAACATCTAAAACAAAAGAAGAGAATCAGAATTTATTGCATAATacagaattaaaaagaaactCATTTATAAACTACAGACTTGCAATTCAAGTTGCGTTTTCAAATGTTCCTTCTCTTTATAAATGGCATTAATTTCCATCCTATGATGATTTTCCTGTTCTTCGATAAGACGTGCTTTTTCTAATCGATCATTCTCtgcttttaattgaatttgTTGCAACTGATTCCGTAAAAATACCGCTTCTCCTTCTTTAGTTATAAAATCATCTAgcaatttcttattttcagCTTTTAACTTCTCTAATTCCTTTGCATATTCTGattctaaaattataatacagtaatttataaaatatagtaaTTTGCCAAGAAGTAACATTCTACAATACTACCTGCAACAAGATTTTCATCCAGCTTAAATGTGGAAttatatacttttttatttattaatttattctcAAATTCTTTGTAGTCAACAGAAACTATGGTACTTATATCTTTTGAGTTTTCTATTCCTTTCCTTTCATTATTATGCTGTGATGGATATATagattttgttaatttatgaATACTACCATTTAAATTAGGAACACCTTTACTAGTAGATGGTAtgctattatatttttgtgcAAATTTTTTTTGGTCTGTATTTGGTTCACTCATGAAACTATCTTCCTAAAAATCAAATgaacattataaataattactataaaCTGActtaaatacaatataatatgaaCAAAACCTGTAAACAAGCCTGTGTAGCTACAAAATCCATTTCTTCAATATCTTCTTCTGCAAAATCATCCCCCCAAATATCATCTGATTTTCCAgatcttttatttcttaaatccttattatttgtagaaacatCTACCAAACTGTCCCTTTTTATGTCATATCTTGGCCGTTTAGCAGGTACAGAGAATTCATTCTCTCTGTTACTTTCTATTCGCTTAAACATCTTAATTTGTTTAAGCTATAATATTCAGCAAGGATTTTCCTGTCAATTCTTgatattcaataaaaattatttacatgattTGTATGGacagttttatttatttgtaactaataaaattgttatttggtgcaacaatttttatgaGAATTACATTTTGCTCAACTTGCAATGATTCAACAAATAATTGTTATGagatattatttctttcttttgagTATTAATCCATCCTAACCCTGTAATTGTTTTAAAATCAGAATAACATGAAAATCCGATAAAATTGTAACAACTTCGTTTTTCATATTACGTATCAGTTTATTATAagaatttgttatatatatatatataataattagaaCGATCGAAATCTATTTCAAACAAAGTGCATGACAGAACTTTGCTTTCCAAACGTGCTGAGATTCCAAAATAATGATGTAAGTGGCACGTCACTCTAATAACTGAAGAAGCATA
This window harbors:
- the LOC126873701 gene encoding uncharacterized protein LOC126873701 — protein: MFKRIESNRENEFSVPAKRPRYDIKRDSLVDVSTNNKDLRNKRSGKSDDIWGDDFAEEDIEEMDFVATQACLQEDSFMSEPNTDQKKFAQKYNSIPSTSKGVPNLNGSIHKLTKSIYPSQHNNERKGIENSKDISTIVSVDYKEFENKLINKKVYNSTFKLDENLVAESEYAKELEKLKAENKKLLDDFITKEGEAVFLRNQLQQIQLKAENDRLEKARLIEEQENHHRMEINAIYKEKEHLKTQLELQMFEVGNLMERCKLLENGNVRLTEPHINLNISMKRSKFDSPKNRPSIVTTKPVRVKEASVQTNTLNKSSYISKIWNPYFPLTEIPKLIYDPSQPEKSVVDIQIIEKIGRRNLPILQEEDTFRIFENPELVKPVTTMIDDKKLSVEFILPEIAALQRKTSSELEAEETIPIINKLIFTARELILSIVVVLQTISQAMKNDDIRDMNDIYFSVLYSTSDLNGKCVCSANAWHECERGVEARRVFGMLSYVTMESTYLSKYIAGKTHLLIESDESYKRYSCQMVRYNTWFEQQSHEFEMLKMILQFVVLVGSTRRSHQFSGLLCAIMMIIYNIHEKIGYCSEGMEYIYQIFKEIVFCRPLPYCYTLVSKLMMIFVKSTMYLRKLCINSQSINNWKGSLHFTPDACPLQIFLVQLENYDFDLLAAIDITDVLLGFVQYILQTDIIPLRSENLNSCNCCMKLLRFTIKTLCKCSEANLAAIENFKLDNFPVPKEDSCNLEAICAKHSLFNTKPSKLCIREIYRDKFSDEKAWSIMKEKQSKVLRDGRRFLSHVAICDPDFVIRVSDIEDSFHLFMRNLSAFKNFVLHENEQEAMNRIKQTFISDKTQPSEMEQLERSSSRKELDILSNFEKKFVQPLSARPKQNENYNKALVTFKSLFNIRFHS